Part of the Candidatus Dependentiae bacterium genome is shown below.
TCCATTCTTTGCCCTATCATTTGGCTTCAATCAAGCAGGCATTTTTAAATTAATGTCTTCAATCGTCCATTGCATTACAGTCATTTTACAAAAATCTTTTGGCATTTCAAGTAGTATTTTGCTGTCGCATCTCAAAGAAACTTCTGTCGCCGATAAACAAAGCGCCTTCCTTTTTATCAGCAACCACCTCAATCAAGTATTGTACGGCATCATTATATTTTTTGTTATTAACTACGGCACCATCATGCACATAAACTCAATCGCCAACACCGGACCAGCTTGGACTTTGGCTTATTTGTTTTTTATCATTAGTTTTTCGGAGAACTTTTTTATTGCGTATGAAAAGTTTTTTATTGCACACGAAAAATCAGATCATCTCTTTATATTTAATCTCATCATCATCAGTCTCTTGTCGATCATTATTTTTCATGCCGCTCTTTTTTCGCAACTCACGTTATTGATTACTATTATTGCCGTTCGCATTATTGCGTTCATGTGCATTGGCGCAATTTCATTTCGTCAATGGCAAATAAAGCCGGCGTTCGGTTTTCAATCAAAATATCTCATCGGCTCACTCATTATTTCAATCGCTTTTTTCATACTCGCTCAATAATGCGCTTCAATCGATCTATCGGGCAGCGATTGCATATATTAACGACAATCAACTATTCTTTGGATCCCAATAAAATCTATTGATACAAAAAAATAAAAGCGAGTGATAGAAATTTGAAGCCATGTTTCAAAAACAAACAAATAAACTCATCGTTTTAAATTTTAATGCGCCAATAAATAAAATTTTCTTACAGACAGATAATTTCATTTGCGTAACTTGCCATGACTAAAAAATGAATATACGCTGTAGATGATGTGTTATAAACAACCCTTTAAAAAAATCTGGGAGCATGAAACCAATATGAACATTACCAAAGTAATTATTCCAGCAGCAGGACTCGGGACCAGATTTTTACCCTACACAAAAACAATCCCTAAAGAAATGCTACCTCTTGGCAACAAGCCAGCAATCCAACACATCATCGAAGAAGGAATACAATCTCATCTCAAAGATTTTTTCATTATCATCAGCAAAGAAAAAAAAGAACTTCGCCATTATTTCGAACCAAACACAGCACTCGAGGCAACTCTTGAATCCCAAGGAAAGCTTGGATTACTCGATAGCATTAAAACTATTAATCAAAATTCTTCTCTTTATTACATTGAGCAACCAAAACCTCTTGGACTTGGCCACGCCATTATGATGGCCCACGAACAGATCGGCTCAGAATATTTTGGCATCATGCTGCCGGATGACATTATGTTATCCCAAGATCCTGGGATTGGGCAACTCATGAATATTGCCCGCAAAGAAAAGGCCAGCGTAATCGCCGTCCAAGAAGTTCCTCACCATGCAGTTTCATCGTATGGTATTGTAGCCATTAAAGAACAAATCAATGCCGATATTTTTGAAGTTAAATCTATGGTTGAAAAACCGCACCCAGATGATGCGCCATCAACATTAGCTGTCATTGGCCGCTATGTACTTTCTCCAACTATTTTTACTTCTCTACAAACACTTGCACAAAATCACACACGCGGCGAACTGCAACTCACTGATGCAATCGCTCACATGATGCGCAACCATAACGAAAAAGTATATGCCTATAAAATCAAGGGCACTCGTCATGACATTGGTAATCCCAAAGGGTGGATCGCTGCGATTAATGATATCGCCACACGCGAATCGGTTATTTAAAATTTTAAGGATACGCCAATTCAGTCGTTCTCAAAAAAACATCGACATATTCAATCGAAGACAAAAGATAAAGCGATGCCGCAATAAAAATATAGATGAATGTATATCGGGCCAATAGGAGTATAAATAAGACAATTTTAACATAAGAGTCATGGAAATAATTCATTAAGAATTATTTCCATGCTAATAAATAAAATTTTTTGTTCATTTATTTTTTCTTGCTGGTAACAAAACCAAGATTCATCAACGCAACAAGATCCTTTTCATGAGCTAGCACGGCTAACTGAACCGGCGTAAATCCATTTTTATTTTTAATATTAATATTGGATTTTTTGCTTAATAAGGCCATTGCGGCTTCTTTGCGTAATTCTTTATACGAGTTAGGATCAGTTTTACCAACCGCATCAATTCTAAAAATATAATGTAACGGCGTATCGCCATCAGCATTCTGTATGTTAACATCGATACCAGGTTGATCAACTAAAAACTTCACCATATCAACATTCTGAAACAAGAGTGCCAAATGCAGTGAGCTGTTTTGAGTCTCGTCATAAACACGCGCATTAATATCTGCGCGTTTTTTTAATAATTTCAAGGCAAATTCTTTATCGCCACGAATGATTGCCAACATAAAAGGGGTCAATCCCATAACGTCGCGCGCTTTTACGTCGTCAATACTACCATCAGCTCTTAAACCCAATAGCACTTTTTTATTATTAAAAACACCTGCCAAATCAGTTTTGCCAAGGTAAATAGCTAATTGCTGAGGCGTCAAACCCCTATTATTCTTAATCTCAAAATTAATTAATGAACCGAACTCTTTTTGCAATCTTTCAACCCACTGACCCTCGTTGTTATATACGTTTAAATGTAACATCGTATCACCATTATTGGTTTGCGCATTAACGTTGCCACCACGCTTAATTAACATGCCGAGCAATAGAGCTCGATGATCAACGTTTACTGGAATCGACACTTTATGAATTGCTGTATCACCATTATAATTGGGTATTCGCACATTTGCGCCATTTCTAATCAGAAGTTTTGCAATTTCAAAATTTGGATCAAAATTACTGTCAAATATTGCAGCATGCAAGGCAGTATTGCCAGAAATCATATTCAGTGTCTGATCAAAGTTTTTTGATTGAGCGTCTAAGAACTCACGTCTTCCAATGATCTCTTTGACAGTGCCAACGTCACCCATAACGGCTGCCTTAATAAGTGGTGTGTATCCAAAATCGTCATATATGGCATCTTGCGTTGCATCAACCATCATCGCAATATTGATTTCGCCGCTCCGACGACATACCAAACCTATTAACAAGAGACATGCTGAAATCAGTAATGCCTTTATACCAAGAGACAGCAAGAGTATTTTTTTACTATTCATATACATAATCCATTTCACCTAAAAAAAATCCCACATTTTGTTATACCTTCAAGGTACCATGTGGGGATTTTGCTTAGCAAGCATTTGCATGCAATAGATAATTGACTAGTGACGAACCATACATTAAAAAAGGCCCCGCCTTATAGTTTCACCTACAAGGCAGGGCGCTTTTTGGTTAATAATTTATTTTCTTATTTTTTCTTATTTTTTTCCACAAGTACAAGGAGCTCCTGCGCCACCACCTGCCGCAAAACCATTATTAATTCTACATGATTGGCAATCGCCAGAATTTTGACTCATCGCATCCCTCATTGCCTTCACTAAGTCAGTACGACCTATTTTTGCGGCAACTTGAAGTGCTGTCAATCCAGAACTATCTAGTGCATCTGCTTGAGCTCCTGCGTATATCATCACCTGAGCCTTTGGAATTGAAAGATTGCCATCTCGAACCGCCTTCATGAGTACATCATTTTTTTGAAACATCTGACTTGTTATATGACGCTCTAGACAAGAACACTGTTTCGAATAAGGATTAATACAATTTCCATAATGACCATGACCGACAACATTCATTTTTTCTATTTTTTGTTGTGCTACTGCACTATCTGATTGCTCTGAGTTAGCCAGAAATTCTTGGTCAACATTTTTTGTCATTAAAGA
Proteins encoded:
- a CDS encoding UTP--glucose-1-phosphate uridylyltransferase encodes the protein MNITKVIIPAAGLGTRFLPYTKTIPKEMLPLGNKPAIQHIIEEGIQSHLKDFFIIISKEKKELRHYFEPNTALEATLESQGKLGLLDSIKTINQNSSLYYIEQPKPLGLGHAIMMAHEQIGSEYFGIMLPDDIMLSQDPGIGQLMNIARKEKASVIAVQEVPHHAVSSYGIVAIKEQINADIFEVKSMVEKPHPDDAPSTLAVIGRYVLSPTIFTSLQTLAQNHTRGELQLTDAIAHMMRNHNEKVYAYKIKGTRHDIGNPKGWIAAINDIATRESVI
- a CDS encoding ankyrin repeat domain-containing protein, which gives rise to MNSKKILLLSLGIKALLISACLLLIGLVCRRSGEINIAMMVDATQDAIYDDFGYTPLIKAAVMGDVGTVKEIIGRREFLDAQSKNFDQTLNMISGNTALHAAIFDSNFDPNFEIAKLLIRNGANVRIPNYNGDTAIHKVSIPVNVDHRALLLGMLIKRGGNVNAQTNNGDTMLHLNVYNNEGQWVERLQKEFGSLINFEIKNNRGLTPQQLAIYLGKTDLAGVFNNKKVLLGLRADGSIDDVKARDVMGLTPFMLAIIRGDKEFALKLLKKRADINARVYDETQNSSLHLALLFQNVDMVKFLVDQPGIDVNIQNADGDTPLHYIFRIDAVGKTDPNSYKELRKEAAMALLSKKSNINIKNKNGFTPVQLAVLAHEKDLVALMNLGFVTSKKK